A stretch of Fusobacterium sp. DNA encodes these proteins:
- a CDS encoding MmcQ/YjbR family DNA-binding protein, translated as MLYQGKIFNNRKFIIKNLLSYGFTQKEKQYIYSKNLMNDTFNLIINIKETNEIDIKIIDTKLNEEYTLIYIQNISGGFVGKIRKEYEEILIDIAEKCTKTEIFKSGYAKKIVIYIAEKYKDSPEYLWPKTPNNAVFRDKSSEKWYAALLEVEKRKVGIDEDGVIEIIDLKAAPDKILSIVDNVNYLPGYHMNKKHWFTIKLDGSIPIKTIYLLIDESFNLVKKKR; from the coding sequence ATGCTTTATCAAGGAAAAATATTTAATAACCGAAAATTTATAATAAAAAATCTATTATCATATGGATTCACTCAAAAAGAAAAGCAATATATTTACTCAAAAAATTTAATGAATGATACATTTAATTTAATCATAAATATCAAAGAAACAAATGAAATTGATATTAAGATTATAGATACAAAACTTAATGAAGAGTACACTCTAATTTATATCCAAAATATAAGTGGAGGATTTGTTGGAAAGATAAGAAAAGAATATGAAGAAATTCTTATAGACATTGCTGAGAAATGCACAAAAACTGAAATATTTAAAAGTGGCTATGCAAAAAAAATTGTAATATATATAGCAGAAAAATATAAAGACAGCCCAGAATATTTATGGCCTAAGACTCCTAATAATGCTGTTTTTCGTGATAAATCAAGTGAAAAATGGTATGCAGCTTTATTAGAAGTTGAAAAAAGAAAAGTTGGAATAGATGAAGATGGAGTAATTGAGATTATTGATTTAAAAGCAGCACCAGATAAAATACTTTCTATTGTGGATAATGTTAATTATCTCCCTGGTTATCATATGAATAAAAAGCACTGGTTCACTATTAAATTAGATGGCTCTATCCCAATTAAAACAATTTATTTATTGATAGATGAGAGCTTTAATCTTGTGAAGAAAAAAAGATGA
- a CDS encoding autotransporter outer membrane beta-barrel domain-containing protein yields MIDQLMKTVKRGNKKRSLNITIGAVVGFLLSCTAVMGADNYLWIKDNNGKIEFNTEKTTDIDGEDGIWKNENPYSENTWNTGAKTYVNNMILSSSENNGKDKIENSIIDISYGLRLSGNLSGLNFINNSSITGTGNSFGYGLILEGNLGKLNLINNGNITGTSSAGSGIYLQSSTIDGYINNNGSIIGATSSGIGISLGIFLSGSTIKGAINNSGSITGTGAYAYGIYLSNSSTIKGAINNSGSIVGTGGAGSGIYLSNSSTIKGNINNSGSITGTGSVGSGYGIYLNNSTEGNINNSGSITGISTGSAGYGIYLRKSTIEGDINNSGNITGNNVAVGFGIYLDNSSSIKDINNNGSIAGTGYGIWSNNPELATNINNSGVIFGTTSALNLTGNEKINNYGFLVSEKRETVSGVSSYSNHGLIFKANESGYIDNSSVNMFGEKNEADGYIIINTNADVDDDSKISNMKSLVLENGTISDDDSNDDNNRKEEISSEKRYVLNGIEDTLKVTGIGNELNNSVVNAYKTAIVMDKDMSTFTLNNTVVNGGILDESTVNISGDRNTLTIQGDSTINSNGNAITVSGDNNAVTLEGNAVVNGKMESTGNNTLNLYGKTDDSRNILHDISGFVNMNIDNNVTFFEDVKVTGTDTVTVYQTGVLNLKLKKDDTARSTIPTAAHAFSGTDGMTIKGTSAEEAGILNFITNGIGREIIVDMENIELENMKVKANSIIDRAEIHKDYIHLGAGSDLSGIVNPRISRYDSLNKIYKSLYSSTDEKNIDALRNILAMTFLGENYDYNNGNNEEQLKNLMSYLGNVYTETPYSFSSELSRKSMGMFRDVVTENDFRPDLNKWMIMGGLTHGDGGTKDTYYGQNYHGFDTGTADTDMDMKLSGAYALGKYGYSENVSLGITVGGNRSEAELSMSRVKGNSGYIGIFAENYRGNLTLKAGAGIQYSEYDADRRTIGGHSYDEKYSDMTYDIYLNGRYFHNIGNNLFLEPYGTLSYTYINQDGTGEGNKALAIETDSKSFDYTTAKVGVDLKKVIPHEKGKSTLSAGVSYTRLLSGADEEYITGRFKGGSDFDILVAHKNEHSIGLNAKYTLELENGVLFDVKGIYAVERDSHNGTGKNKTKGEWIVGAGLGYKF; encoded by the coding sequence ATGATAGATCAGCTTATGAAAACAGTAAAAAGAGGAAATAAAAAAAGAAGTTTAAATATAACAATAGGAGCAGTAGTAGGATTTCTATTGTCATGCACAGCAGTAATGGGAGCAGATAATTATCTATGGATAAAAGATAATAATGGAAAAATAGAATTTAATACAGAAAAAACCACTGATATTGATGGAGAAGATGGAATTTGGAAAAATGAAAATCCATATAGTGAAAATACTTGGAATACAGGTGCCAAAACTTATGTAAATAATATGATATTATCATCAAGTGAAAATAATGGAAAAGATAAAATTGAAAATAGTATAATAGATATAAGCTATGGACTTAGATTAAGTGGAAATCTAAGTGGCTTGAATTTTATAAATAATAGTTCAATAACAGGAACAGGAAATAGTTTTGGTTATGGATTAATATTAGAAGGAAATCTTGGAAAATTAAATTTAATAAATAATGGAAATATAACTGGTACCAGTAGTGCTGGTTCTGGAATATATTTACAAAGTTCAACAATAGATGGATATATAAATAATAATGGAAGTATAATTGGTGCTACTAGTAGTGGAATTGGTATTAGTTTGGGAATATTTTTAAGTGGATCAACAATAAAGGGAGCTATAAATAATAGTGGAAGTATAACTGGTACTGGTGCTTATGCTTATGGAATATATTTAAGTAATAGTTCAACAATAAAGGGAGCTATAAATAATAGTGGAAGTATAGTTGGTACTGGTGGTGCTGGTTCTGGAATATATTTAAGTAATAGTTCAACAATAAAGGGAAATATAAATAATAGTGGAAGTATAACTGGTACTGGTAGTGTTGGCTCTGGTTATGGAATATATTTAAATAATTCAACAGAGGGAAATATAAATAATAGTGGAAGTATAACTGGAATTAGTACTGGTAGTGCTGGTTATGGAATATATTTAAGAAAGTCAACAATAGAGGGAGATATAAATAATAGTGGAAATATAACTGGTAATAATGTTGCTGTAGGTTTTGGAATATATTTAGATAATAGTTCATCAATAAAGGATATAAATAATAATGGAAGTATAGCTGGTACTGGTTATGGTATATGGAGTAATAACCCAGAGTTAGCAACAAATATAAATAATTCAGGGGTTATATTTGGAACTACCAGTGCTTTAAATCTAACAGGAAATGAGAAAATAAATAACTATGGGTTTTTAGTAAGTGAAAAAAGAGAAACAGTATCAGGAGTATCATCATACAGTAATCATGGACTTATTTTTAAGGCAAATGAAAGTGGATATATAGATAATAGTTCTGTTAATATGTTTGGAGAAAAAAATGAAGCAGATGGTTATATTATTATAAATACTAACGCAGATGTAGATGATGATTCTAAAATAAGTAATATGAAAAGTTTAGTATTGGAAAATGGAACTATATCAGATGATGATTCAAATGATGATAATAATCGAAAAGAAGAAATTTCTTCAGAAAAAAGATATGTCTTAAATGGAATAGAAGATACTCTTAAAGTTACAGGAATAGGAAATGAATTAAATAACAGTGTAGTTAATGCATATAAAACAGCAATAGTTATGGACAAGGATATGTCTACATTTACTCTTAATAACACAGTAGTAAATGGAGGAATTTTAGATGAGAGTACTGTAAATATATCAGGAGATAGAAATACTCTTACTATTCAGGGGGATTCCACTATAAACAGCAATGGTAATGCTATAACAGTATCTGGAGATAATAATGCTGTTACTTTAGAAGGAAATGCAGTAGTTAATGGAAAGATGGAATCAACAGGAAATAATACTCTTAATCTATATGGAAAAACTGATGATAGTAGAAATATTCTCCATGATATATCTGGATTTGTAAATATGAATATAGACAACAATGTAACATTCTTTGAAGATGTAAAAGTTACAGGAACAGATACAGTAACAGTATATCAGACAGGAGTATTAAATCTTAAATTAAAAAAAGATGATACAGCAAGAAGTACCATACCAACAGCAGCTCATGCTTTTTCAGGAACTGATGGAATGACAATAAAAGGAACTTCAGCAGAAGAAGCTGGAATTTTAAACTTCATAACAAATGGAATAGGAAGAGAAATAATAGTTGATATGGAAAATATAGAACTTGAAAATATGAAAGTGAAAGCAAATTCAATCATAGACAGGGCAGAAATCCATAAAGACTATATTCATTTAGGAGCAGGTTCAGATTTAAGCGGTATTGTAAATCCAAGAATAAGCAGATATGATTCACTTAATAAAATATATAAAAGTCTATACAGCAGTACAGATGAAAAAAATATTGATGCGTTGAGAAATATATTGGCTATGACTTTTCTTGGAGAAAATTATGACTATAACAATGGAAATAATGAGGAACAGCTTAAAAATCTTATGAGCTACTTAGGCAATGTCTATACAGAAACTCCATATTCATTCTCAAGTGAACTGTCAAGAAAATCAATGGGAATGTTCAGAGATGTAGTTACAGAGAATGATTTCAGACCAGACCTAAATAAATGGATGATAATGGGTGGACTTACTCATGGAGATGGAGGAACTAAAGACACTTACTATGGACAGAATTATCATGGATTTGATACAGGTACAGCAGATACAGATATGGATATGAAACTTAGTGGAGCTTATGCGCTGGGTAAATATGGATATTCTGAAAATGTATCACTGGGAATAACAGTTGGAGGAAACAGAAGTGAAGCAGAACTGTCAATGTCAAGAGTAAAGGGAAATAGCGGATATATAGGAATATTTGCAGAGAACTACAGAGGAAACCTTACACTGAAAGCAGGGGCAGGAATACAATACTCAGAGTATGACGCAGATAGAAGAACAATAGGTGGACACAGCTATGATGAGAAATATTCTGATATGACATATGATATCTACCTGAATGGAAGATATTTTCATAATATTGGAAATAACTTATTCTTAGAACCATATGGAACACTGTCATATACTTACATAAATCAAGATGGAACAGGTGAAGGAAACAAAGCCTTAGCTATAGAAACAGATTCAAAATCATTTGACTATACAACAGCTAAAGTGGGAGTAGACCTTAAAAAAGTGATACCACATGAAAAAGGAAAAAGTACACTGTCAGCAGGAGTGAGCTATACAAGATTGCTTAGTGGAGCAGATGAGGAATATATCACAGGAAGATTTAAAGGTGGAAGTGACTTTGATATCTTAGTTGCCCATAAGAATGAGCACAGTATAGGATTAAATGCAAAATATACTCTTGAACTTGAAAATGGAGTCTTATTCGATGTAAAAGGAATTTATGCGGTGGAAAGAGATTCTCATAATGGAACTGGAAAAAATAAAACAAAAGGTGAATGGATAGTAGGAGCAGGATTGGGGTATAAATTCTAG
- a CDS encoding cyclase family protein, whose amino-acid sequence MRKIIDLSVAVESGLPCDPPNQIPHIKYCNHKDTAVEMAGFFGNATVADLSEGNGWAIEFINISTHSGTHIDAPYHYYPTMNNGEKAWTIDEIPLDWFIGDGVVVDFRTKGDGYKVTASDMEEYFKKINYELKAGDIVLVMSGAADRWGTKEYLTAGCGMSKEATLWLTEKGVQVVGTDGWSWDRPLPLIAKEFNETGNKDIIWEGHRAGIEKAYCHLEKLTNLDKLPITGFKFYCFPIKIKAASAGWVRAVAIIEE is encoded by the coding sequence ATGAGAAAAATAATAGATTTAAGTGTAGCAGTAGAATCAGGACTTCCATGTGATCCACCAAATCAAATACCACATATAAAGTATTGCAACCATAAAGATACAGCTGTTGAAATGGCAGGTTTTTTTGGAAACGCCACTGTTGCTGATTTATCTGAAGGAAATGGGTGGGCTATCGAATTTATCAATATATCTACACACAGTGGAACTCATATAGACGCACCATATCATTATTACCCTACTATGAACAATGGAGAAAAAGCATGGACAATAGATGAAATACCTCTTGACTGGTTTATTGGTGATGGGGTAGTAGTGGACTTCAGAACTAAAGGCGATGGATATAAGGTAACTGCTTCTGATATGGAAGAGTATTTTAAAAAAATAAATTATGAATTAAAAGCTGGAGATATTGTTCTTGTAATGAGTGGAGCTGCTGACAGATGGGGAACAAAGGAATATCTTACTGCTGGGTGTGGTATGAGTAAAGAAGCTACTCTATGGCTTACAGAAAAAGGAGTACAGGTAGTGGGAACTGATGGCTGGAGCTGGGACAGACCACTTCCTCTCATAGCAAAAGAGTTTAATGAAACAGGAAATAAGGATATCATATGGGAAGGTCATAGAGCTGGAATAGAAAAAGCATATTGTCATCTTGAAAAATTGACTAATTTAGATAAACTGCCAATAACTGGATTTAAGTTTTACTGTTTTCCAATTAAGATAAAAGCTGCCAGTGCTGGTTGGGTGAGGGCTGTTGCTATAATAGAAGAATAA
- a CDS encoding sigma-54 interaction domain-containing protein, with product MKKNIFKTAIDQLNGVAITDEKGRYIYVNKSWSAYMGYELEQIKGMYVRDVFPTTLVDEVLKIGKTLVGQPFIFENSIIKQGFCTYIPLFDNDKIIGVLVHVLFNQMEQAINFTDTLNDMISNIEYYKQELREIRGAKYSIDNIVGESEAIRKMKAKIVKTAGSNSSVLIEGETGCGKELVAHSIHDLSKRTSNPFIKINCAAIPEELIESELFGYEYGAFTGAKKGGKTGKFQMADKGSIFLDEINQLSNILQPKILRVLQEREIERVGSEKSIPIDVRIIAATNTSLEKMIKEGKFRSDLFYRLNVIKIKIPPLRERKEDISLIVKDIINRLNFQLGMHIVKVSDEVNEKLMEYDWPGNIRELQNVVERAMNMSDSLILQWKDFQEYFDSKYLKKLKRAKCSDNYDIKTIKKDFEKEVIIEALEKTENNRTKAAELLGVSRTMLYKKLKEYDL from the coding sequence ATGAAGAAAAATATATTTAAAACTGCTATTGATCAATTGAATGGAGTGGCTATTACTGATGAAAAAGGAAGATATATTTATGTAAATAAAAGCTGGTCTGCTTATATGGGTTATGAACTTGAGCAGATAAAGGGAATGTATGTAAGAGATGTCTTCCCTACTACCTTGGTAGATGAAGTATTAAAAATAGGCAAAACTTTAGTAGGACAGCCATTTATCTTTGAGAATAGCATCATTAAACAGGGATTTTGTACATATATTCCTCTTTTTGATAATGATAAGATAATTGGAGTACTGGTTCATGTATTATTTAATCAAATGGAACAGGCCATAAACTTTACAGATACTCTAAATGATATGATTTCCAATATTGAGTATTATAAGCAGGAACTTAGAGAGATAAGGGGAGCCAAGTACTCAATAGATAATATTGTAGGTGAAAGTGAAGCTATCAGAAAAATGAAAGCCAAAATAGTAAAGACAGCAGGTTCAAATTCATCTGTACTCATTGAAGGGGAAACAGGATGTGGAAAAGAACTGGTGGCTCATTCAATACATGATTTGAGCAAACGTACATCTAATCCTTTTATTAAAATAAATTGTGCTGCTATTCCTGAAGAACTTATAGAATCAGAACTTTTTGGATATGAATATGGTGCTTTTACAGGAGCCAAAAAAGGTGGAAAAACAGGTAAATTTCAAATGGCAGATAAAGGGAGTATTTTTCTTGATGAAATAAATCAACTGTCTAATATACTGCAGCCAAAAATATTAAGAGTTTTACAAGAAAGGGAGATAGAGAGGGTAGGAAGCGAAAAAAGTATTCCAATAGATGTAAGAATAATTGCAGCTACAAATACTTCTCTTGAAAAAATGATTAAAGAAGGGAAATTCAGAAGTGATCTTTTTTATAGACTCAATGTTATAAAAATAAAGATTCCCCCATTGAGAGAAAGAAAAGAGGACATTTCTCTCATAGTAAAAGATATTATTAATAGATTGAATTTTCAACTGGGAATGCATATTGTCAAAGTCAGTGATGAGGTAAATGAAAAACTTATGGAATATGACTGGCCTGGAAATATAAGAGAATTACAGAATGTAGTGGAAAGAGCAATGAATATGTCTGATTCTTTAATACTTCAGTGGAAAGACTTTCAGGAATATTTTGACAGCAAATATTTAAAAAAATTAAAGAGAGCTAAATGCTCAGATAATTATGATATAAAAACTATAAAAAAAGATTTTGAAAAAGAGGTCATTATAGAAGCTTTAGAAAAAACTGAAAATAATAGAACTAAAGCTGCAGAACTGCTTGGAGTTTCACGGACTATGCTCTATAAAAAACTCAAGGAGTATGACCTCTAA
- a CDS encoding sodium:solute symporter family protein, with amino-acid sequence MSVQLIFSIYCIIFAFLMIGAGIYSKKWVSDASDFILAGRELSFPINTMGVAAIGFAGTTVSLECGFAILYGVKGALAWGIIYSIFGLVLYGLLFANFVRRCGAQTLPEYFEMRYNSKVRNVVAYGTIIGMCGILANNIVSLSSIVSGYVGWPTYFVMGGAFLIVIIFATLSGLWASTITDFIQVIIGTIAIPVLLILLVKKYGGIDFIADKWLTGNFMNNGITGGTLPGMSLKYPSVLNFVLCFSSALVWGNNYYWGKLAASRNEKIAKNSFVCAGLILMFIFMIPLVMIGAYTGAAVPEVFTLTGGSIMPTAAYGVAAKMFAPLISAFIVIGCVAASISTSSTSAMGATSTATRDIYLRTINPKADAAKSLKASKIIMFLVLMFTWVLCYFPGGPAYLFAFSNCWLVPPAILLCLGFLWPKFNSTGAFWGVICGMLTMVVFTILELTKIFVVGKFIYLAILGFVVTAVAGVIFTLLSPSSSKYYGKDNWELEPNDTNREKVELNEFDIQVLSLIRFGHQYMSDITDGLKVDSKVSTESIEKLDRGGYIKRAGKTGSSFYTFELADRAYTILPRLSSKEEELEKNYLNSKYLNFLKAVFDSPKAVANIVKEQKYASLQVSSIVSHLVRRGYLIEKGLYKRQLVITERGKDIIQKYS; translated from the coding sequence ATGAGTGTGCAATTAATCTTTAGTATTTACTGCATAATTTTTGCTTTTCTTATGATAGGAGCGGGAATATACAGTAAAAAATGGGTATCTGATGCTTCTGATTTCATACTGGCAGGACGTGAACTCAGTTTTCCTATCAACACTATGGGGGTAGCAGCTATTGGTTTTGCAGGTACTACTGTATCACTTGAGTGTGGATTTGCTATTCTTTATGGAGTAAAGGGAGCTTTAGCTTGGGGAATTATATATTCTATATTCGGATTGGTATTGTATGGCTTGCTTTTTGCTAATTTTGTGAGAAGATGTGGAGCACAGACACTTCCTGAATATTTTGAAATGAGATATAACAGCAAAGTTAGAAATGTAGTTGCTTATGGAACTATTATAGGAATGTGTGGGATCCTTGCTAATAACATAGTTTCTCTTTCTTCTATAGTTTCTGGTTATGTGGGGTGGCCTACTTACTTTGTAATGGGAGGAGCTTTTCTTATAGTAATAATATTTGCTACATTGAGCGGACTTTGGGCTTCTACCATTACAGATTTTATTCAGGTAATAATTGGTACTATTGCTATTCCAGTACTTCTTATATTATTAGTAAAGAAATATGGAGGAATAGATTTTATAGCAGATAAATGGCTTACAGGAAACTTTATGAACAATGGAATAACAGGAGGAACTTTACCAGGAATGTCTTTAAAATATCCGAGTGTTTTAAACTTTGTTCTTTGTTTCAGTTCAGCTCTTGTATGGGGAAATAATTACTACTGGGGAAAACTTGCTGCTTCAAGAAATGAAAAAATTGCTAAGAATTCTTTTGTTTGTGCAGGACTGATATTGATGTTTATATTTATGATTCCGCTGGTAATGATAGGAGCCTATACTGGTGCTGCTGTACCAGAGGTATTCACTTTAACAGGGGGAAGTATAATGCCAACAGCTGCCTATGGAGTAGCTGCTAAAATGTTTGCTCCTCTGATATCAGCTTTTATAGTTATAGGGTGTGTAGCTGCTTCAATTTCTACATCTTCTACTTCAGCAATGGGTGCAACTTCTACTGCTACTAGAGACATCTATCTAAGAACAATAAATCCAAAAGCTGACGCAGCTAAATCATTGAAAGCAAGTAAAATAATTATGTTTCTTGTATTGATGTTTACATGGGTATTATGTTATTTTCCAGGTGGACCTGCATATCTATTTGCATTTTCTAACTGCTGGCTGGTGCCTCCTGCTATATTATTATGTCTAGGTTTCCTTTGGCCTAAATTTAATTCAACAGGAGCATTCTGGGGAGTTATCTGTGGTATGCTTACAATGGTTGTTTTTACAATTTTGGAACTGACTAAGATATTTGTAGTGGGTAAATTTATTTATCTGGCTATATTGGGATTTGTAGTGACAGCTGTAGCTGGAGTTATTTTTACTCTTCTTTCTCCATCATCATCTAAATACTATGGTAAAGATAACTGGGAGCTTGAGCCTAATGATACAAATAGAGAAAAAGTGGAACTTAATGAATTTGATATTCAGGTGCTTTCACTGATAAGATTTGGACATCAGTATATGTCAGATATTACTGATGGTTTGAAAGTGGATTCAAAAGTATCAACAGAGTCTATAGAAAAATTAGACAGAGGGGGATATATAAAAAGAGCAGGAAAAACTGGAAGCAGCTTCTATACTTTTGAACTGGCTGATAGAGCATATACAATTTTGCCGAGACTAAGCAGTAAAGAAGAAGAATTAGAAAAAAATTATTTAAACAGCAAGTATTTGAATTTTCTGAAAGCTGTATTTGATTCTCCAAAAGCAGTTGCAAACATAGTAAAAGAACAGAAGTATGCATCCTTACAAGTATCAAGTATTGTATCTCATCTTGTAAGAAGAGGATATCTCATAGAAAAAGGACTATACAAAAGGCAGCTTGTAATTACAGAGAGGGGAAAAGATATAATTCAAAAATATTCATAA
- a CDS encoding 3-keto-5-aminohexanoate cleavage protein: MKNKRIITVATTGAWTTKKDNPNIPITPAEIAADVYECWKAGAAICHIHVRDEEGNGTMNTEKFVETIKLIREKCNIVINCTTSGDLNATDETRMAHLKVIKPELASYDCGSMNWMHRSLFINHPKFLEKLGNFMQEYGVKPEIEIFDAGMVYNSLYYLKNGVLKAPLHYQFVLGAAGGTSATVENLVYLKGLIPENSTWSALGIGKGHIPIMLTAIAMGGHVRVGMEDNVYYRAGELAESNAQLVQRAANIIREASYEVATPEEARIILGVNKK; the protein is encoded by the coding sequence ATGAAAAACAAAAGGATAATCACTGTAGCTACTACAGGAGCATGGACTACTAAAAAAGATAATCCAAATATTCCCATCACACCTGCTGAAATAGCTGCTGATGTATATGAATGCTGGAAAGCAGGGGCAGCAATATGTCATATTCATGTAAGGGATGAGGAAGGTAATGGTACCATGAATACAGAAAAATTTGTGGAAACTATAAAACTTATAAGGGAAAAATGTAATATTGTAATTAATTGTACTACATCTGGGGATTTGAATGCTACTGATGAAACAAGAATGGCACATTTAAAAGTTATCAAACCTGAATTGGCCTCATATGACTGTGGTTCTATGAACTGGATGCATAGAAGTCTTTTCATTAATCACCCTAAATTTTTGGAGAAACTTGGAAATTTCATGCAGGAATATGGAGTAAAACCAGAGATAGAAATATTTGATGCTGGAATGGTATATAATTCTCTTTATTATTTAAAAAATGGAGTTCTTAAAGCTCCACTTCATTATCAATTTGTTTTAGGAGCAGCTGGAGGAACTTCTGCCACAGTAGAAAATCTTGTCTATCTTAAAGGATTGATTCCAGAAAATTCTACATGGTCAGCTCTTGGAATAGGAAAAGGACATATTCCAATTATGTTAACTGCTATAGCTATGGGAGGACATGTAAGAGTGGGAATGGAAGATAATGTGTATTATAGAGCAGGAGAACTGGCAGAATCTAATGCACAATTGGTACAGAGAGCTGCCAACATCATTAGAGAGGCTTCTTATGAGGTAGCAACACCAGAAGAAGCAAGAATTATACTTGGAGTAAATAAAAAATAA
- the pykF gene encoding pyruvate kinase PykF — translation MKKTKIICTIGPSSETKETLKELLKSGMNMMRLNFSHGNYEEHKEKIDNFRAAQIETGIKGALMLDIKGPKIRTTKLKDGKNVNIVSGQEFIITTDKSVIGDEKMVAVTYEDIIQDVKVGEKLLIDDGLLQFSIKEIIGNKIICIALNNGELGENKGVNLPKAKVSLPAISEKDKNDLIFGCQQGVDYVAASFIRKADDVKDVRKVLDENNGKNILIISKIETQEGIDNFDEILKVSDGIMVARGDLGVEIPIEDVPIAQKMMIEKCNIAGKVVITATQMLDSMIKNPRPTRAEVNDVANAILDGTDCIMLSGESANGKYPVEAVRVMTRISEKIDPLVSKKNYFTEDMTITTAVTRGTAEISESLDTKVIVVATQSGRAARDMRRYFPKAEIVAITNNEKTANQLLIVRGITPFIDGESESLDSFFQLAEKVSVDLKLAKKDDIIIANCGESIFKVGTTNSIKLIKIS, via the coding sequence GTGAAAAAAACTAAAATAATATGTACCATTGGACCAAGTTCTGAAACAAAAGAAACTCTGAAAGAACTTCTTAAATCAGGAATGAATATGATGAGATTGAATTTCTCTCACGGAAACTATGAAGAACATAAAGAAAAAATTGATAATTTCAGAGCAGCCCAGATTGAAACTGGTATTAAAGGTGCTCTTATGCTTGATATCAAAGGACCTAAAATAAGAACTACTAAACTTAAAGATGGAAAAAATGTAAATATAGTATCAGGTCAGGAATTTATAATCACTACTGATAAATCTGTAATTGGTGATGAGAAAATGGTTGCTGTCACTTATGAAGATATTATACAGGATGTTAAAGTAGGAGAAAAACTTCTTATAGATGATGGACTTTTACAGTTCAGCATAAAAGAAATCATAGGAAATAAAATAATCTGCATAGCTTTAAACAATGGAGAACTTGGAGAAAATAAGGGGGTTAATCTTCCGAAGGCTAAAGTCAGTCTTCCTGCTATATCTGAAAAAGATAAAAATGATCTTATTTTCGGTTGTCAGCAAGGTGTTGACTATGTAGCTGCCTCATTTATCAGAAAAGCTGATGATGTAAAAGATGTAAGAAAAGTATTAGATGAAAATAATGGAAAAAATATTCTTATAATATCTAAAATAGAAACTCAAGAGGGAATAGATAATTTTGATGAAATATTAAAAGTTTCTGATGGTATCATGGTAGCAAGAGGTGATCTTGGAGTAGAAATACCTATTGAAGATGTTCCTATTGCTCAAAAAATGATGATAGAAAAATGTAATATCGCTGGAAAAGTGGTTATTACTGCCACTCAAATGCTTGATTCTATGATTAAAAATCCAAGACCTACAAGAGCTGAAGTAAATGATGTTGCCAATGCAATTCTTGATGGAACTGACTGTATAATGCTTTCTGGAGAATCTGCTAATGGTAAGTATCCAGTGGAAGCAGTAAGAGTTATGACCAGAATATCTGAAAAAATTGACCCTCTTGTTTCTAAGAAAAATTATTTTACAGAGGATATGACAATCACTACTGCTGTCACTAGAGGTACTGCAGAAATAAGCGAATCTCTTGATACAAAGGTTATAGTTGTTGCAACTCAATCAGGAAGAGCAGCTAGAGATATGAGAAGATATTTTCCTAAAGCTGAAATCGTAGCAATTACTAATAACGAAAAAACTGCCAACCAGCTTCTCATTGTAAGAGGAATTACTCCTTTTATTGATGGAGAATCTGAAAGTCTTGATTCTTTCTTCCAATTGGCAGAGAAAGTTTCAGTAGATTTAAAACTTGCTAAAAAAGATGATATTATAATAGCAAACTGTGGAGAGTCTATATTTAAAGTTGGAACTACCAACTCTATAAAATTAATAAAAATAAGCTGA